One genomic region from Pristis pectinata isolate sPriPec2 chromosome X, sPriPec2.1.pri, whole genome shotgun sequence encodes:
- the tspan31 gene encoding tetraspanin-31, translating to MNICIDGARPAAPMSCQERRLGRVAIVIVVGSERNCGLLSEGNLRVVRMVCGGFTCSKNALIALNVVYILVGLLLIGVAGWGKSYGIVSSINIIGGVIAVGVFLLLIAIVGLVGAVNHHQVMLFFYMVILFLVFVIQFGVSCSCLALNRSQQEHLLKLTWNRMSNTTRQDLEHQLNCCGFMNDTENIVTYGTDYQMCKALCKSIHCETCGNVMLTHAGEALRILGGVGLFFSFTEILGVWLAMRFRNQKDPRANPSAFL from the exons ATGAATATCTGCATAGACGGAGCGCGTCCAGCAGCACCAATGAGCTGTCAGGAGCGGAGGCTGGGTCGGGTCGCCATTGTCATTGTAGTCGGGTCTGAGAGAAATTGCGGCTTGTTGAGTGAGGGGAACTTGAGGGTGGTGAGAATGGTTTGTGGCGGCTTTACCTGCTCGAAGAACGCTCTCATCGCTTTAAACGTGGTGTATATA TTGGTCGGGCTGTTGCTTATTGGAGTGGCAGGATGGGGGAAAAGCTACGGCATTGTTTCCAGTATAAACATTATTGGTGGAGTCATTGCTGTGGGAGTGTTCCTTCTTCTCATTGCTATTGTCGGACTTGTCGGAGCAGTGAATCACCATCAAGTCATGCTGTTCTTT TACATGGTTATTTTATTCCTGGTCTTTGTGATTCAGTTTGGAGTTTCTTGTTCGTGTCTGGCACTCAACCGAAGTCAACAG GAACATTTGCTAAAACTGACCTGGAACAGAATGTCAAATACAACCAGACAAGATCTAGAACACCAACTCAACTGCTGTGGATTTATGAATGATACAGAAAATATTGTTACCTATGGGACTGATTATCAGATGTGTAAAGCA TTGTGCAAATCCATTCATTGTGAAACTTGTGGCAATGTCATGCTGACGCATGctggagaggctttgaggatcCTAGGAGGCGTGGGCCTTTTCTTCAGCTTCACTGag